Proteins from a genomic interval of Lacticaseibacillus pabuli:
- a CDS encoding transporter substrate-binding domain-containing protein encodes MKKNRLFGLLTVAAALLVFATACGKSSSSSASNSDNAAVAKIKKAGKIKIAVFGDLPPYGWINKSGKRVGYDLALARRIAKDLGVKPEFTQVNANGRVDALNAGKVDLVLANFTVTPERKQVIAFAKPYMKVSVGVVSPKDAAITKPSKLAGKSVIVTKGTTAEQYFTQSQKSVKLQKYDSKTQQFNALKSGRADALADDNSYLYAWVKKNPKYRVGIKTLGPNSYIAPGVKKGNKSLLNWTNKEITKLTNDGFFEKAYKQELAPYFGSDIKAKDIVITK; translated from the coding sequence ATGAAGAAGAATCGATTGTTTGGGTTATTAACCGTTGCCGCCGCGTTGCTCGTGTTCGCGACCGCCTGCGGTAAATCTAGCAGTAGCTCCGCCAGCAATTCTGATAACGCGGCGGTTGCTAAGATCAAAAAGGCCGGCAAGATTAAGATTGCCGTGTTCGGCGACCTGCCACCATACGGCTGGATTAACAAGTCTGGCAAGCGGGTTGGCTATGACTTGGCCCTTGCCCGGCGCATTGCCAAGGACCTCGGCGTGAAGCCTGAATTCACTCAGGTTAACGCGAACGGCCGTGTCGATGCGCTGAACGCGGGCAAGGTCGACTTGGTACTCGCCAACTTCACCGTGACGCCAGAGCGTAAGCAGGTCATTGCCTTCGCCAAGCCTTACATGAAGGTATCCGTTGGGGTGGTTTCACCTAAGGATGCGGCCATCACGAAGCCTAGCAAGCTGGCCGGCAAGAGCGTCATCGTGACAAAGGGGACGACCGCCGAGCAGTACTTCACGCAGAGTCAAAAGAGCGTCAAGCTGCAGAAGTACGATTCCAAGACACAACAGTTTAACGCGCTGAAGAGTGGTCGCGCCGATGCCTTGGCCGACGACAACTCTTACCTTTACGCCTGGGTTAAGAAGAACCCGAAGTACCGCGTGGGGATTAAGACGCTTGGCCCTAATTCTTACATCGCACCTGGTGTGAAGAAGGGGAACAAGTCGTTGCTGAACTGGACGAATAAGGAAATCACTAAGCTGACGAATGACGGCTTCTTCGAGAAGGCTTACAAGCAGGAGTTGGCCCCTTACTTTGGTTCAGACATCAAGGCTAAGGATATCGTGATCACAAAGTAG
- a CDS encoding heavy metal translocating P-type ATPase, whose protein sequence is MSINRPITKLNIWYSQNSGKTSAALAGLIVLSLLLQLARLGSTGVAIMTFAGLLGTFPIALRAWSALRMKTISIELLVTIACIGALAIGEPEEAAIVTFLFLFGNVLEARTLAKTRSAVKGLTDMAPQQADVVQADGSTWPTDIDDIDAGDRVLVRPGGQIPVDGRVVAGTGSAIEAMITGEATPVEKGVGDIVYAGAALDSGALTIETSAAGDDSTFGQIVELVENAQDAQAPVAQFIDRFAAYYTPAVLVIALVVGLVSRNVELAITMLVLGCPGALVIGAPVANVAGIGRAASRGVLFKGGKTVAALAGVDTVMLDKTGTLTTGHMTVNVVRAFGGDADMALAKLAAIEADSSHPLAHAIVAESKHRGLTLAQAPEMATIKGRGLVSADGRILAGNVALLQEHSVAVPGRVQAAIDAAQHDGNSVVLYAQAGVVQLLVAVGDQLRPDVAAGLTTLKNRGVKRIVMLTGDNRSAAEQMAAGLPIDEVRAELLPQDKLRIVQAARQHGRRIAFVGDGINDAPALATADVGIGMGGGTAVALDTADVVLVKPDFATLAIALQLAKGTTGVTTQNIVIAVGTVVLLLLGLLVGIVHMGSGMFVHEASILVVIANALRLLHK, encoded by the coding sequence ATGAGTATTAATCGGCCAATCACTAAGCTCAATATTTGGTACAGCCAAAATTCTGGTAAAACTAGTGCCGCGCTCGCCGGCTTGATTGTCCTTAGCTTGTTGCTGCAACTCGCACGGCTTGGTAGCACTGGGGTCGCCATCATGACCTTCGCTGGTTTGCTCGGCACCTTCCCCATTGCCTTGCGTGCCTGGAGTGCCCTGCGCATGAAAACCATCAGCATCGAGCTCCTCGTCACCATTGCTTGCATCGGTGCCCTCGCAATCGGTGAACCGGAAGAAGCCGCCATCGTGACCTTTCTCTTCCTATTTGGGAATGTTCTTGAGGCGAGGACCTTGGCGAAAACTCGTTCTGCCGTGAAGGGGCTCACCGACATGGCGCCGCAACAGGCCGACGTCGTTCAAGCCGATGGGAGCACGTGGCCAACCGATATTGATGACATTGATGCGGGTGACCGGGTCTTGGTTCGTCCCGGGGGGCAAATTCCGGTCGATGGGCGCGTCGTCGCGGGGACCGGCAGCGCCATTGAAGCTATGATTACTGGTGAGGCCACACCTGTTGAAAAGGGCGTCGGCGATATCGTCTATGCGGGTGCCGCCTTGGATTCCGGCGCGCTCACCATTGAAACCAGTGCCGCCGGGGATGACAGTACCTTTGGCCAGATTGTCGAACTTGTGGAGAACGCGCAAGACGCACAGGCACCAGTTGCCCAGTTTATCGATAGGTTTGCGGCCTATTACACGCCAGCCGTGCTGGTGATTGCGCTGGTGGTGGGGCTCGTTAGCCGCAACGTTGAACTGGCCATCACCATGTTGGTTCTCGGTTGCCCCGGCGCACTCGTGATTGGTGCGCCCGTTGCCAACGTCGCCGGGATTGGACGTGCTGCCAGTCGGGGGGTGCTGTTTAAAGGCGGCAAAACCGTTGCGGCGCTGGCCGGTGTTGATACCGTTATGCTGGACAAAACCGGGACGCTCACGACCGGACACATGACCGTCAACGTGGTGCGGGCTTTTGGCGGGGATGCGGACATGGCCTTGGCCAAACTCGCGGCCATCGAGGCGGATTCCAGTCACCCGCTGGCACATGCTATTGTCGCTGAGAGCAAGCACCGTGGTCTCACCCTGGCGCAAGCCCCAGAGATGGCCACGATTAAGGGTCGGGGTCTGGTGAGCGCTGATGGTCGGATTCTCGCGGGTAACGTGGCGTTGTTGCAAGAACACAGCGTCGCTGTTCCGGGGAGGGTGCAGGCTGCTATTGACGCGGCACAGCATGATGGCAATTCCGTTGTGTTGTACGCGCAAGCTGGCGTGGTTCAACTGCTGGTAGCCGTCGGGGATCAGTTGCGACCTGACGTTGCCGCGGGATTGACAACACTCAAGAACCGCGGCGTGAAGCGGATTGTGATGCTGACGGGAGATAACCGGTCTGCTGCGGAACAGATGGCTGCTGGACTCCCAATTGACGAAGTGCGCGCGGAGTTGTTGCCGCAAGATAAACTGCGCATTGTCCAGGCTGCGCGGCAACACGGCCGTCGAATCGCATTCGTCGGGGATGGCATTAATGACGCGCCGGCACTGGCCACCGCGGACGTTGGCATCGGCATGGGCGGTGGAACGGCCGTGGCGCTGGATACGGCCGATGTCGTCCTCGTGAAGCCGGACTTTGCAACCTTAGCGATTGCCTTGCAGTTGGCAAAAGGGACCACGGGTGTCACCACGCAGAACATTGTTATCGCGGTGGGGACGGTTGTGCTCTTGCTACTAGGGCTGCTGGTGGGCATTGTCCACATGGGAAGCGGGATGTTTGTGCACGAAGCTTCTATCTTAGTGGTGATTGCCAACGCGCTACGACTATTACACAAATAA
- a CDS encoding heavy-metal-associated domain-containing protein has protein sequence MKQAILKLDGLTCPSCMQKIEHAVAGVAGVQDVKVLFNAAKMKAHFDAEQTDADHLANVIQGLGYTVESVNVKD, from the coding sequence ATGAAGCAAGCAATTTTGAAATTGGACGGGTTAACCTGCCCGTCATGCATGCAGAAAATCGAGCACGCCGTTGCAGGTGTTGCCGGCGTTCAGGACGTCAAGGTGCTGTTTAACGCGGCCAAGATGAAGGCCCATTTTGACGCCGAGCAGACGGATGCCGATCATCTGGCGAACGTCATTCAGGGACTGGGCTACACCGTCGAGAGCGTCAATGTGAAGGATTAG
- a CDS encoding ferritin-like domain-containing protein, translated as MTEFTDTVKEQYAAEVAQSDYDHKHPTAGAMTNHIISNHVVMTNRLRQARWFVKGLNAGQLAATFKATGAANFDWIDRIGQDLLDEDEIPANIASEYAAWNMLAENGEAKYLDAAGMIDGIIHDFNTDNLFVTRAIALAQKENKPVLAAELTALYGWNNRQIRQYQALLGNTARVGLNEEDEDNDD; from the coding sequence ATGACAGAGTTTACAGATACCGTTAAAGAACAGTACGCCGCTGAAGTTGCACAGTCTGACTATGATCACAAGCATCCGACTGCGGGCGCGATGACCAATCACATCATCAGCAATCATGTGGTGATGACCAACCGGCTGCGGCAGGCCCGGTGGTTCGTGAAGGGGCTGAACGCCGGGCAATTGGCCGCGACATTCAAAGCCACGGGCGCCGCTAACTTCGATTGGATTGACCGGATCGGCCAGGACCTGCTGGACGAGGACGAGATTCCGGCCAACATCGCCAGTGAGTACGCGGCGTGGAACATGTTGGCGGAAAACGGCGAAGCTAAGTACCTGGATGCCGCGGGGATGATTGATGGCATTATCCACGATTTCAACACGGATAACTTGTTTGTCACCCGCGCAATTGCGCTGGCGCAGAAGGAGAACAAGCCCGTGCTCGCCGCCGAATTGACTGCTTTGTACGGCTGGAACAACCGCCAGATTCGGCAGTATCAGGCGCTACTCGGCAACACTGCACGCGTTGGCCTGAACGAAGAGGATGAGGACAACGACGATTAA